A portion of the Blastochloris tepida genome contains these proteins:
- the petA gene encoding ubiquinol-cytochrome c reductase iron-sulfur subunit, with product MTSHEVAQSTRRDILQLGTAAVAAAGVAAVAWPFIDQMNPDAATIASGGPIELDLAPIAQGQIVRIFWRGKPIFVRHRTPDEIAAAEKVDVAALMDPQPDSARVKPGMAQWLVVYASCTHLGCIPLGHQGDWNGWFCPCHGSQYDTSGRVRKGPAPTNLPIPPYSFAGDAKLVVGVA from the coding sequence ATGACGTCTCATGAGGTTGCCCAATCCACCCGGCGCGACATCCTGCAGCTCGGCACGGCGGCGGTGGCCGCGGCCGGCGTCGCCGCCGTCGCGTGGCCGTTCATCGATCAGATGAACCCGGATGCCGCCACCATCGCCTCCGGCGGGCCGATCGAGCTCGATCTGGCGCCGATCGCCCAAGGCCAGATCGTGCGCATCTTCTGGCGCGGCAAGCCGATCTTCGTGCGCCACCGCACGCCCGACGAGATCGCCGCGGCGGAGAAAGTCGACGTGGCGGCGCTGATGGACCCGCAGCCCGATTCCGCCCGGGTGAAGCCCGGCATGGCGCAGTGGCTGGTGGTCTATGCCAGCTGCACCCATCTCGGCTGCATCCCGCTCGGCCATCAGGGCGATTGGAACGGCTGGTTCTGCCCGTGCCACGGCTCGCAGTACGACACCTCCGGCCGCGTGCGCAAAGGCCCGGCGCCGACCAATCTGCCGATCCCGCCCTACAGCTTCGCCGGCGACGCCAAGCTCGTCGTCGGCGTGGCCTGA
- a CDS encoding NifB/NifX family molybdenum-iron cluster-binding protein, whose translation MRIAVASQNFRTVTPHAGKSRRFLVFEAEAGSPPREVERLDLPKDMSIHEYRGTDPHPLYSMQAVIAASAGPGFVARLASVGVAAIATSETDPVAAVEKFLAGTLPQPAEHEDDCDCNCH comes from the coding sequence ATGCGTATCGCCGTCGCCAGCCAGAACTTTCGCACCGTGACCCCGCACGCCGGCAAGAGCCGGCGCTTCCTGGTGTTCGAGGCCGAGGCCGGGTCGCCGCCGCGCGAGGTCGAGCGGCTGGACCTGCCGAAGGACATGTCGATCCACGAATACCGGGGCACCGACCCGCATCCGCTCTATTCGATGCAGGCGGTGATCGCCGCCAGCGCCGGCCCGGGCTTCGTGGCGCGGCTGGCCTCGGTGGGCGTGGCGGCGATCGCCACCAGCGAGACCGACCCGGTGGCCGCGGTCGAGAAGTTCCTCGCCGGCACCCTGCCGCAGCCGGCCGAGCACGAGGACGACTGCGACTGTAACTGTCATTGA
- a CDS encoding TOBE domain-containing protein: MTDSKIDALLALRSEGRLLVGRDRILLLEAVAEHGSITKAAEAVGFSYKTAWDAVTAINNLLPTPAFVTKAGGRKGGGAEITEEGRRLIVAFRRLEEKLGQISATIAEEGLRNLDDLLLWGLAVKVSARNALRCEVSEVRKGPVSVVVKLKVSAANSITAVVTNGAAAELRLEPGRQAMALVKSSSVMLAPAGAAPALSVRNRIQGTVARRIDSDIGAEVDIDIGEGKTIVSVVTREGADTAGARVGEPICALFKATHVILAAG, from the coding sequence ATGACGGACTCCAAGATCGATGCCCTGCTGGCGCTGCGCAGCGAAGGGCGGCTGCTGGTCGGGCGCGACCGCATCCTGCTGCTCGAAGCGGTGGCCGAGCACGGCAGCATCACCAAGGCAGCCGAGGCGGTCGGCTTCAGCTACAAGACCGCCTGGGACGCGGTGACCGCCATCAACAATCTGCTGCCGACCCCGGCCTTCGTCACCAAGGCCGGCGGGCGCAAGGGCGGCGGCGCCGAGATCACCGAGGAGGGCCGCCGGCTGATCGTGGCGTTCCGCCGGCTGGAGGAGAAGCTCGGGCAGATCTCGGCCACCATCGCCGAGGAGGGCCTGCGCAATCTCGACGACCTCTTGCTGTGGGGCCTGGCGGTGAAGGTGAGCGCCCGCAACGCGCTGCGCTGCGAGGTCAGCGAGGTGCGCAAGGGACCGGTGTCGGTCGTCGTCAAGCTCAAGGTCTCGGCCGCCAACTCCATCACCGCGGTGGTGACCAATGGCGCCGCCGCCGAGCTGCGGCTCGAACCGGGCCGGCAGGCCATGGCGCTGGTGAAATCGTCCTCGGTGATGCTGGCGCCGGCCGGCGCGGCGCCGGCGCTGTCGGTGCGCAACCGCATCCAGGGCACGGTGGCCCGCCGCATCGACAGCGACATCGGCGCCGAGGTCGACATCGACATCGGCGAGGGCAAGACCATCGTGTCGGTGGTGACGCGCGAGGGCGCCGACACCGCCGGCGCCCGGGTCGGCGAGCCGATCTGCGCGCTGTTCAAGGCCACCCACGTCATCCTCGCCGCGGGGTGA